The Flavobacterium sp. N2270 genome contains the following window.
AAAATAGTAAGAGTTTCCTAATTTCTTAAATAAATCGGTCGATTTATGTCCTTTTTCAGCTACTTTTTCATAAATTTCAATTGCATCTATGTATGAATATTTTTCATATTTTTTATCTGCTGAATTAAGTTTTGATGTTTGAGCAAATCCAGTAAACATCAAACCAATCAATAATATTGAGTATATTGTTTTCATAATTTTTTTGAATTAAAAGAATCTAGGTGAAGAAATTCTACTTTTATTTAAAAATTCATATCTCAAAAAGATTTCATGAGAACCAGAGTTGTAATTCGATAATTTTGTTGTTTCCATATCATATCCATATCCTATGAACCAAGAGTCTGATATTTGAAAGCCTACTAATCCGCTTACCGCAGCACTCCATCTATATGCTGCACCAAGAGTTAATTTATCGTTTATTAAAAAATTTGCAGTAATATCTGCTTGTAATGGAGCACCTTCCACTATTTTAGTTAAGAAAGCAGGTTTAAATTTTAAATTTGGACTAATATCAAATACGTGACCTCCAATTACATAATAATGCATTTTTTCCCTTGTAATTGCTACTTCATTGTCATCAAAATGCTTTGTTTCGAATAGATTAGGTACGGATACCCCAAAATAGGTGTTATCTGAAAACAAATAAATTCCAGCACCAACGTTTGGTGTAAATTCACTATCTAAATTTTGAAATTGAGGATCATTTTGATCATATATATTCAATTTGTTAACATCTAAATTGAATATGTTTGCCGTTCCTTTAAGACCGAATGATAATTTATAATTTTCAGACATTTGAATAAAATAAGCTAGATCAGCTGAGATTTGATTTTCA
Protein-coding sequences here:
- a CDS encoding type IX secretion system membrane protein PorP/SprF, translating into MKTKIIFIALLISQMLCFSQQDSQYTQYMYNTVNVNPAYAGSRETLSVFLLHRNQWVGLDGAPVTNNVSLNTPIGDSNFGLGFSIVNDKIGPTTENQISADLAYFIQMSENYKLSFGLKGTANIFNLDVNKLNIYDQNDPQFQNLDSEFTPNVGAGIYLFSDNTYFGVSVPNLFETKHFDDNEVAITREKMHYYVIGGHVFDISPNLKFKPAFLTKIVEGAPLQADITANFLINDKLTLGAAYRWSAAVSGLVGFQISDSWFIGYGYDMETTKLSNYNSGSHEIFLRYEFLNKSRISSPRFF